One window from the genome of Salvia miltiorrhiza cultivar Shanhuang (shh) chromosome 7, IMPLAD_Smil_shh, whole genome shotgun sequence encodes:
- the LOC130995085 gene encoding probable WRKY transcription factor 50 isoform X2: MDAPLMIMADDHSYPIKPGSSLGQAHEPGFEVSDFFEFNDWIEEAPSFSSPLSAASYDSQNPSYTPNAGSSWSSSSSSSSFLEGAITRDSGCGREKEMREKVAFKTKSEVEVLDDGFKWRKYGKKMVKNSPNPRNYYRCSVEGCPVKKRVERDNEDPLYVVTTYEGIHNHKGPHQV, encoded by the exons ATGGATGCTCCGTTGATGATCATGGCTGATGATCACAGCTACCCCATCAAGCCCGGCTCGTCTCTCGGCCAGGCCCACGAACCGGGCTTCGAGGTTTCAGATTTCTTTGAGTTCAACGACTGGATTGAGGAGGCCCCGTCgttctcttctcctctctccGCTGCTTCGTATGATTCTCAGAATCCGAGCTATACGCCTAATGCCGGCTCGAGttggagcagcagcagcagcagcagcagtttTCTTGAAGGGGCCATCACTA GAGACAGTGGCTGTGGGAGAGAGAAGGAGATGAGGGAGAAAGTTGCTTTCAAGACCAAGTCTGAAGTTGAGGTTCTTGATGATGGTTTCAAGTGGAGAAAGTATGGGAAGAAGATGGTGAAAAACAGCCCAAATCCTAG GAACTACTATAGATGTTCAGTAGAAGGATGCCCTGTGAAgaagagagtagagagagacAACGAGGATCCACTCTATGTTGTGACAACCTATGAAGGCATTCACAACCACAAAGGTCCTCATCAAGTGTGA
- the LOC130995085 gene encoding probable WRKY transcription factor 50 isoform X1 produces the protein MDAPLMIMADDHSYPIKPGSSLGQAHEPGFEVSDFFEFNDWIEEAPSFSSPLSAASYDSQNPSYTPNAGSSWSSSSSSSSFLEGAITMLSGDSGCGREKEMREKVAFKTKSEVEVLDDGFKWRKYGKKMVKNSPNPRNYYRCSVEGCPVKKRVERDNEDPLYVVTTYEGIHNHKGPHQV, from the exons ATGGATGCTCCGTTGATGATCATGGCTGATGATCACAGCTACCCCATCAAGCCCGGCTCGTCTCTCGGCCAGGCCCACGAACCGGGCTTCGAGGTTTCAGATTTCTTTGAGTTCAACGACTGGATTGAGGAGGCCCCGTCgttctcttctcctctctccGCTGCTTCGTATGATTCTCAGAATCCGAGCTATACGCCTAATGCCGGCTCGAGttggagcagcagcagcagcagcagcagtttTCTTGAAGGGGCCATCACTA TGTTATCAGGAGACAGTGGCTGTGGGAGAGAGAAGGAGATGAGGGAGAAAGTTGCTTTCAAGACCAAGTCTGAAGTTGAGGTTCTTGATGATGGTTTCAAGTGGAGAAAGTATGGGAAGAAGATGGTGAAAAACAGCCCAAATCCTAG GAACTACTATAGATGTTCAGTAGAAGGATGCCCTGTGAAgaagagagtagagagagacAACGAGGATCCACTCTATGTTGTGACAACCTATGAAGGCATTCACAACCACAAAGGTCCTCATCAAGTGTGA